The following coding sequences are from one Rhabdothermincola sediminis window:
- a CDS encoding carboxymuconolactone decarboxylase family protein, with amino-acid sequence MTDQAFSFSYEQPLHEVFPALHEAQSAWLAEIESLKALDRKTHELVRMVCSVILRNPGGVHRHARLAAEVGASWDEIAAAIVLTEPGFGILPAVEALPEARAGFEEGLRAVESELDDADG; translated from the coding sequence GTGACTGACCAGGCGTTCTCCTTCTCCTACGAGCAGCCACTGCACGAGGTGTTCCCGGCCCTCCACGAGGCCCAGAGCGCCTGGCTGGCCGAGATCGAATCGCTCAAGGCGCTCGACCGCAAGACCCACGAACTGGTGCGCATGGTCTGCAGTGTCATCCTCCGCAATCCCGGAGGCGTGCATCGCCACGCCAGGCTGGCAGCCGAGGTCGGGGCCAGCTGGGACGAGATCGCCGCCGCGATCGTGCTCACCGAGCCGGGATTCGGGATCCTGCCCGCGGTCGAGGCGTTGCCGGAAGCCCGAGCCGGGTTCGAGGAGGGGCTTCGCGCCGTGGAGTCCGAGCTCGACGACGCGGACGGCTGA